The Syntrophales bacterium genome contains the following window.
GCCAATATTGTAAGTTTCTCCCCTTTTACCCGATTCCATAATAGTCCAGATGGCACGACAGTGATCCTCCACATAGAGCCAATCTCTCACATTCTTACCGTCCCCGTAAACGGGAAGAGGTTTCCTCTCTACCGCATTCAATATGATAAGCGGAACCAGTTTTTCCGGAAACTGGTAGGGCCCATAATTATTGGAACAGTTGGAAATCGTTATCGGCAGATCGTATGTTGCATGGTAAGCCCGAACAAGGTGGTCCGAACCGGCCTTTGAGGCGGAATAGGGGCTGTTCGGGCGGTAAGAAGTTGTTTCGGTAAACAGTCCTTCTTTACCGAGACTCCCATAGACTTCATCGGTACTGACGTGGTGGAAGAGAACAAACTTGTCATGGTGGGCCCTGGCTACTTCCAACAGATTGAAAGTGCCAATAATATTGGTATTGATAAAGCTCTCCGGCCGTTTGATGGACCTGTCAACATGGGACTCTGCCGCAAAATGACAGATCGTATCAATGTCATAGTGCGTGAACACCTCCTCCATAGCGGCCAGCTCACAGATATCCGCCCTTCGAAAGATGTATCTATCGGAATATTTTTGTTCTATGCCCTTCAAGTTTTCAGGATTTCCGGCGTAGGTCAGTTTATCGACATTGATAATCGTCCCTTTAAAATCGGATTTTTCAAACATATAGTGAATAAAATTGCTCCCAATGAAGCCACATCCGCCGGTTACCATCATGTTTTTTATTTCCATATTTCTCCCCATCAGTTGAAGCTCCCCGCAACAAGTTACGGGGAACGAAGTAATTCGAAGAATAATGCGCTCGCTGTTCAGTTCAAGACCGTATTAACATGTATATTATAATAGAAAGTCTGTCAATAAAAACACTGCTTTAACACTGTCACTTTTTTCTTAACATATGAACTTATTTAGATATAATAAGGCCAATCCACGTGCAGGGGAATCAATGATACTCCTATGCTGCAAAGGTCAGTTTTGTTCCTGACATATTCAAAATGAATTGATCCGGCATTTCCTTTTCAATATGCATAATCGCTTTTCTGCCGGTACAGTGAAGCGGTATCATATATTCGGGATCAAATTCCTTCAGTTCTTCCGTCGTCCTGCCTATAATCGGTTCGAATGCCGGACCTGAAAGATGAAAGCCCCCCATAATTGTAAAGACCTCATCGATACCCGTAACAGCCTTGGCATAATTTACCGTATTGATAATGCCGGAATGTGCACATCCTGAAAGGACAATAAGGCCTTTTCCCTTTACGTGCATCACAATTGAGGTATCATCTTCTATGGGATCCCATTTTTCAACGCCATCTTCCTCAAAATGAGCGCTGGGAAATCCCTTTTCAAAATCTGTTTTACGCTCTATCTCCCCTAAAAACAGAACGTCACCATCTAAAAGACTATAAGGCTCTTTTGTTTCCACAACTTTGACCCCTGCCTTTTCGACTATTTCCCTTGTAAATTTCAGGAAATAAGCCTTAGAATCTTCTCTCATTTTCAAATACCTTGGAAACCTGAACGCACTCGGGTGGAGAACCAATTCTATTCCCTCTTTACCGATCATTCTGACAAGCTTCCCAAGACCTCCAATGTGGTCAGTATGACCATGAGAAAGGGCCATCACCTCAACTGCCTCCATCTCCACACCAAGCACATCAGCATTAAAAGCCGCCCCGCCTTCTGAAAACCCGAAATCAAACAACATTGTTCTCGTCTTATCTCCTGTTGTAGTTTTGACTATAGCTGAATAACCATGTTCCGCCAGAATGGAATTTTTTATTTTCCCGTCCTTGGCAATCTTCGCCCTCGATATAACGGCACTATCATCCATCGCTACAATATCTATATTGTTGTCCTGTAGTGTTAGTATCTCGACCTTGTCAACCTCGTTTAAAATAATCTCCCCGTTCATAGTTCCCCCTCTTTTTATTTAATACATACAAGATTAATCTATCATCCCTATAATTACATTGTCAAAATCTTTATCAGGGAAAGCTGTTTGACCGCGATTTCAAATCCTGCTATAAGGAATTCGATATTACCTGTGGGGAACAGACTCCAAAACAGGTTTCATAATAGAAAATCGGAGGCAAACTCTACTTTGAATATAATTCTTGCCGGATACAATCTTGATTATGAAATTATAAAAGAAATCGAATCATCAAAACCCGATGTAAATACCCTCACACCTGAGACCATCTCCGCTGCTTATGCCCGTATCAGCAGAAATCCCCACCCTGTAAATAAACTGAGAGAAATGGCCAGGAACGAAGTTGAAAAGGCAAGGCAGTCCAACCGTAATATCGTCTTCGGCATGGGACACAGTTCCATCGCCGAACATGCCGTCTTCAACATAGATGTCCTTGACGTTTCACGCCTCCTCGTTGAGGAAATCGAAAAGTTTCGCCTCTGTTCCTACACAGAAAAATCGCAAAGGTATGTCCTGCTGAAAGACGACTTTGTCATTCCTGAAGAAATACGGCAAACAGGTATCGAGGATTCCTACATTAATACTATCAAAGAGCAGAACAAATTTTACCATGAGTTATATTCATCTCTTAAACCGTATGTCTTTGAAAAAAACAAGGAGATGGCATCTGATCCGGCAAACCACAGGGTTTTAGAAGGATGGGCAAAGGAAGACGCAAGATACATTATTTCCATGGCAACTGAAACCCAGCTCGGAATGACCCTCAATGCAAGAAACCTTGAGTTAATGCTGAGGCGCTGTGCCGCTCACCCTCTGGCCGAGGCCAAGGAGTACAGCGAAAAACTCTACCGTGCAACGAAAGATATTGCCCCCTCTCTGATCAGATACACAAAGCCGACCGAATTTGACCTCATGACGAGGCCGGACATGAAGACAAAGGTGACAGAGTTGATTGGAAAACGGGGCGGAGGAGCTGAAAAGGGAAGAAACACCGAAGAAGATACTGTCATCCTCTCATATTCAACACCTGATGCCGATGACAGAACTGTGGCCACACTTATACACTCTTCATCAAACATTCCCTTAGAGGAGTGCATGACAATTGCCTCTTCCATGGAAAGAGAAGAAAAGGAAGAAATTATCAAAACCGCTTGCCGGTATATGAAATCATATGATGCCGCCCTTCGGGAATTTGAAAACGTCGACCTCCTCTTCGAGCTCACCATAAGTGCAACATGCTTTGCCCAGTTGAAACGGCATCGGATAGCCACTATAACCTGCCAGGATTACGACCCAACACTTGGCATCACAATACCGCCAGCGATATCCGAAACCGGAATGGAGAGCCGTTTTAGAGATGTCATATCCAGGACAGAGGAAACTTATAATCAGATAAAGAAATTGGCCCCGACCGCGGCAGCCTACATACTGACTAACTCCCATCGAAAAAGAGTTGCCATAAAGATAAACGCGAGGGAGTTATACCATATCGCCCGACTTAGGGTAGACAGAGACGCTCAGTGGGATATAAGAGAAACTGCCGAAAAGATGCTGACACTGGGAAGAGAAGCAATGCCCCATACTCTCATGCTGGCCACTGGGAAAGACGGTTTTACCTCACTCTACGACCAGTACTTTGCCGACGTGAAGTAGGGGCCGATGTCCTCATCGGCCTTAAACAGGCCTGTTCGGGGAACAGGCCCTACATTCTTTATTTCTACAAACGGTGGCATATAAAATACCACCCTACAGAATTGTCAAAAATATGATTCAATTTAACCTTCTGCTCCTTGTTTTCCTTATTGTCTTTGCAACCAGTTCTGTTTTTAGATGGACCCTGACACAGATCAACATCCACAATCTCCGCAGATTCGGTCATCAGGTTCCCGAAGTC
Protein-coding sequences here:
- the rfbB gene encoding dTDP-glucose 4,6-dehydratase — protein: MEIKNMMVTGGCGFIGSNFIHYMFEKSDFKGTIINVDKLTYAGNPENLKGIEQKYSDRYIFRRADICELAAMEEVFTHYDIDTICHFAAESHVDRSIKRPESFINTNIIGTFNLLEVARAHHDKFVLFHHVSTDEVYGSLGKEGLFTETTSYRPNSPYSASKAGSDHLVRAYHATYDLPITISNCSNNYGPYQFPEKLVPLIILNAVERKPLPVYGDGKNVRDWLYVEDHCRAIWTIMESGKRGETYNIGGDSEMENIVVVEMICDILDEILTPQGGNSRRDLITFVNDRPGHDRRYAIDFSKLRQDLGWSPEESFETGLRKTVEWYLGNEAWTERVKSGEYQKWIDEQYGQ
- a CDS encoding MBL fold metallo-hydrolase, translating into MNGEIILNEVDKVEILTLQDNNIDIVAMDDSAVISRAKIAKDGKIKNSILAEHGYSAIVKTTTGDKTRTMLFDFGFSEGGAAFNADVLGVEMEAVEVMALSHGHTDHIGGLGKLVRMIGKEGIELVLHPSAFRFPRYLKMREDSKAYFLKFTREIVEKAGVKVVETKEPYSLLDGDVLFLGEIERKTDFEKGFPSAHFEEDGVEKWDPIEDDTSIVMHVKGKGLIVLSGCAHSGIINTVNYAKAVTGIDEVFTIMGGFHLSGPAFEPIIGRTTEELKEFDPEYMIPLHCTGRKAIMHIEKEMPDQFILNMSGTKLTFAA
- a CDS encoding FAD-dependent thymidylate synthase, which gives rise to MNIILAGYNLDYEIIKEIESSKPDVNTLTPETISAAYARISRNPHPVNKLREMARNEVEKARQSNRNIVFGMGHSSIAEHAVFNIDVLDVSRLLVEEIEKFRLCSYTEKSQRYVLLKDDFVIPEEIRQTGIEDSYINTIKEQNKFYHELYSSLKPYVFEKNKEMASDPANHRVLEGWAKEDARYIISMATETQLGMTLNARNLELMLRRCAAHPLAEAKEYSEKLYRATKDIAPSLIRYTKPTEFDLMTRPDMKTKVTELIGKRGGGAEKGRNTEEDTVILSYSTPDADDRTVATLIHSSSNIPLEECMTIASSMEREEKEEIIKTACRYMKSYDAALREFENVDLLFELTISATCFAQLKRHRIATITCQDYDPTLGITIPPAISETGMESRFRDVISRTEETYNQIKKLAPTAAAYILTNSHRKRVAIKINARELYHIARLRVDRDAQWDIRETAEKMLTLGREAMPHTLMLATGKDGFTSLYDQYFADVK